The following proteins are co-located in the Besnoitia besnoiti strain Bb-Ger1 chromosome Unknown contig00007, whole genome shotgun sequence genome:
- a CDS encoding cytochrome b (encoded by transcript BESB_071450) yields MREQESIYYAIFLQAAFGMIGLSYPDNSIQMNRFVTPLHIVPEWYFLAYFAVLEVIPFKTGGLLVCMSSLINLALLSEIRALNTRQIEQTKILNCLEY; encoded by the coding sequence ATGAGAGAACaggaatccatatattacgccaTTTTCTTACAAGCGGCTTTTGGTATGATTGGATTATCGtacccagataactccatacaAATGAACCGttttgtaactccgcttcatatcgtacctgaatggtactttttgGCATATTTTGCGGTGTTAGAAGTAATCCCATtcaaaaccggtggtttgttagtatgtatgtcctctctcattaacctagctcttttatctgaaattcgagctttgaatacccGTCAAATCGAACAAACAAAGATATTAAATTgcctagaatactga